In the genome of Zobellia nedashkovskayae, the window ACACCCAAGTTGTACTCATTGGCACATTGTTCAATTCCTTAAAGTAAAAGAGAACTATACCGTATACAAAATCTATAATTGTTGCTGACCGAATATCTACCGTATTCGTTTTGGATTTGATTATACTTTGGATAGCACCTCCTTTAGAAGCTATGATATAAGCCAGTAAACCCAAAATAACTACCAATGAAAAAATCAGAGAATAGATATCTAATTCTCTTGGCAGGTAAACATAAATGTTAGCAAAATCCTGAATTAGCCATTGTGACCATAAAAAACCGGTGGAACACCATTGTAATATGGTCCAAATCTTCTCCTCTTTATCCGTAATAGGCCTTTCTATAAACTTCCTCTCCACTAATCGGGATATAGCCAAATAGAGCATAATTGCCGCAACAAATGCCACTCCGTAGCCAGAGAGTGATTTGATGACCATACTATTTAAATTTTTCTCATTGAAAAAAGTAAGAATTAAGAAAGATGTACTTACCGGAATACCGGTACGGGTTAATAGCATTAGAATTACAGGCGGCAACAAATAATACCAAGAAAATGGGTCTGGCATGGGGTATTTGGCCAACCTACCATAAGAGACATCCCCATTGTGTGTCATGTAACCATAAATTAGGGTTCCCGCCAGAATACCTCCGGCAAACAACCAAAGTACCCACCATTTCTTTCTTTCATTGGAACTTAGAAATGTACCTAAGGTTTGTATAGTATCATTTCCTACAACGGAGTATGCGGCCAAAGTGAAGCCCAAATACATTACTACAACTGAAAAATCCAATACTTTCTGGTTTTATATTACGCCACAAATAAAGGCCATTCACAAAAAGAGCACTGCACATTGCAGATTATCAAATATTTAAATAATTGACAATTTAAAAACCATAAAAAAGGCCGCAATCATAAATGATTGCAGCCTTGTATTCTGTACTAGCGGTTAACTATCTAAGAACTCTATTTGCTATCTTCCAAAAGAAACTCAGTGTAATCTAAAATATATACACCTAACAAACTCCACTTAAATTTTTCGCCACCATATTTAGCTTTGAATTTATCATTATCCATGAATAAAGACTCAAAATGCTCATCGAAGTCCTTTTTAGTCAGCCATAATACCTTTTCATCACCTTTCTTAATGTAATAAGACTTAGCTATACCTCCAGCTAATTTCATACCACCAATTCCGATGCTAGCAGTCTGCTTAGCCCATGGATCAGAATACACTTCAATAAACTGACTGTATTTAGGATTGACAACTTGCATTAAGTATTCTTCTTCTTTCTTTTTATTTTTCAAAGAAACCATTTGGTTAGTATACATGGTATACCCTTTGTTCATGTATTTAGAAGCATCCGTTTTACCCCACTTAGTAGCATCATTCATGAAGTTACTTTGGTTGTTGAGCTTCTCTAGCCCAGAAGGTGCCATATACAAATCGACAATTTCTTCCGCTTTAACACGAACCTTTTCGCCATCTGGCTTAATAAACTTGATTTCATTAATCTGACCTTTCTTACGATCTACATCTTTAATGTCGGCTTCCCATTTGGTGCCATCTTTAAGGGTAACATAAGCTGGTTTTTTTCGAGAGTAAGAAGAATAAGCTGGATCGAACGCGGCTTGTTGTTCGCGCTCTTTTAAACTCTCTTGCCCAAAACAAACAACGCTGGACATAAATAATACCATTGATACTAATTGTAATTTCATAATAGGGGTTTAGGATTATTGCACTACCCCTAAAATAGTTCGTCCGCCAAGTGGCGGACGAATATTTGTTGTGAAAACACTAATTGTTATGCATCAATGTTTGCATAAACAGCATTTTTCTCTATAAATTCTCTTCTTGGAGGAACTTCATCACCCATTAACATAGAGAATACTCGATCAGTTTCAGTAGCATTATCTATCTGAATTAGACGTAACGTTCTAAATTCTGGGTTCATTGTAGTATCCCATAACTGATTAGCATTCATCTCACCAAGACCTTTATAACGTTGGATGCTTACACCTCCACTATAGCTATCAGCTATTTCATCACGTTCCTTATCAGACCATGCATATCGTTTTTTAGCCCCTTTCTTCACCAAATATAAAGGTGGTGTAGCAATATAAACGTGCCCGCTTTCTATAAGCTCCCGCATGTACCTAAAGAAGAACGTTAGAATTAGTGTTTCAATGTGACTACCATCTACATCGGCATCACACATAATCACTACTTTATGATAACGTAGTTTCTCTAAGTTCAATGCTTTACTATCTTCTTCCGTACCAATAGTAACTCCTAACGCGGTATAGATATTTTTAATCTCCTCGTTTTCAAAAACCTTATGTTGCATGGCTTTTTCTACGTTCAGAATCTTACCTCGTAAAGGAAGAATTGCCTGAAATTTACGGTCACGACCCATCTTGGCCGTACCACCTGCGGAATCACCCTCAACAAGGAATACTTCACATTGTGCAGGATCTTGTTCAGAGCAATCTGAAAGTTTACCAGGTAAACCACCAATACTCATTACAGTCTTACGCTGTACCATTTCACGAGCTTTAGTAGCTGCGTGACGTGCTTGAGCCGCAAGTATTACTTTTTGTACTATTATTTTAGCATCGTCCGGATGCTCTTCTAAGTAATTAGATAACATTTCTGAAACAGCCTGCGAAACTGCAGATGAAACTTCACGGTTACCCAACTTAGTTTTTGTTTGACCTTCAAATTGAGGCTCTGCGACCTTAACAGAAACAATAGCAGTAAGACCTTCTCTAAAGTCATCTCCTTGAACCTCGAATTTTAACTTCTCGAGCATTCCCGAAGCATCTGCGTACTTTTTTAAAGTAGTTGTAAGACCTCTTCTAAAACCTGAAAGATGTGTACCACCTTCATGTGTATTAATGTTGTTTACATACGAGTGCAAATTTTCTGTGTAACTCGTATTGTAAATCATAGCGACCTCAACTGGAATGTCGTTTTTCTCGCCTTCCATTGAAATTACACCGTTAATCAACGGCTCTCTGTTACTATCAAGAAACTTAACAAATTCCTTAAGCCCTTCGTCTGAGTAAAAGACCTCAGAAAGAAATTCTCCTTCCTCGTCTTTTTGCCTCTTATCTGTAATAGTAATAGTTACTCCTTTATTCAAAAACGAAAGCTCACGCATTCTGTTCGACAAAGTTTCATAACTATACTCTATTGTTTGCTGAAAAATTTGATCATCCGGATGAAAAGTAACCATTGTACCTCTTTCATCTGTCTCGCCAATACTCTTTACAGGATACATTGCTTTACCGCGCTCGTATTCCTGCTCCCAAATTTTACCATCTCTATAAACGGTTGCTTTTAGGTTATCAGAAAGTGCGTTCACTACGGAAACACCAACACCGTGAAGTCCACCAGACACCTTATAGGAATCCTTATCAAACTTACCACCGGCACCAATTTTGGTCATAACCACCTCTAGAGCGGATATGCCTTCTTTTTTATGTAAATCTACCGGAATACCCCTACCGTTATCACGAGTGGTAATGGAGTTGTCTTCGTTTATTATGACACTAATTGTATCACAATGACCGCCCATAGCTTCATCTATGGAGTTGTCAACCACCTCATATACCAAGTGGTGAAGACCTCTAACGCCCACATCTCCAATATACATGGATGGACGCATACGTACATGTTCCATACCCTCTAGGGCCTGAATACTGTCCGCGGAATATTGATTCTTTTTTTCTTCTTTATTAGCTTCTTCGCTCATAAAATTAACTAGTTTTAGACTTAATTTTTGGCAATCTCACAAATATACGGAAAACCCCATAAAATATGGGGTTCTGAGAGGGGTCATAACCTCTAAGTTATCAACAAAAATTGTGGAAAAATGCGATTATAGCATTCTATCTAAATTAGCCTAGGTTTAAAGCTTATGTTTCTCAAAATCACACTATAAAAACTAGTTGTTCTCTTGAGACCAAACTCTGAAACTTATGAACTCTTAAATAATTAGGTTATATCTAAACTATAATTGGCAATTATAGGTCCAAAAGAAAAGACCTGCTGGCATTTATCGCGCAACAGGTCAATTCCTAGCTAATTATATAAATACCGTCAAAAATGGTTCTAATACGCATCATCGTGTACGTTCGCCACTGCTCTACCAGAAGGATCGTTCATGTTTTTGAACGCTTCATCCCACTCCAAAGCTATTTGTGTACTACATGCCACAGATGCTTCTTGAGGCACACATAGTGCTGCAGCATCTGATGGGAAATGAGATTCAAAAATAGAACGGTAATAGAATTCTTCTTTTGAAGTTGGTGTCTGAATAGGGAAACGGAATTTGGCGTTTGCCAATTGCTCATCTGAAACCTCATCGTTAACCACAACCTTCAATGTATCGATCCAGCTGTATCCTACTCCATCAGAGAATTGTTCTTTTTGTCTCCATGCTACGCTTTCTGGCAACATATCTTCAAAAGCTTTACGAACAACCCATTTCTCCATACGCTCGCCATTGATCATCTTATCTTTTGGGTTAATGCGCATGGCCACATCCATAAATTCCTTATCTAAGAAAGGCACACGACCTTCAATACCCCAAGCAGCTAAAGACTTGTTGGCACGTAAACAATCATACATATGTAACTTGCTTAGTTTACGTACAGTTTCTTCGTGAAATTCTTTATCGTTTGGTGCTTTATGAAAATAAAGATACCCTCCAAAAAGCTCATCTGCGCCCTCTCCGGAAAGAACCATTTTAATACCCATAGACTTAATTACCCTTGCCATAAGATACATGGGCGTTGAAGCTCTAATAGTAGTTATATCATACGTCTCCAAGTTGTAAACAACATCTTTAATTGCGTCTAAACCTTCTTGAATGGTAAATTTAATTTCATGGTGTACCGTACCAATATGGTCAGCTACTACTTGTGCAGCTGCTAAATCCGGAGAACCATCAAGGCCTACTGAAAAAGAGTGCAACTGAGGCCACCAAGCATCTGTTGTATCACCTGACTCAATACGTTTTTGTGCGTATTTTTTAGCTATTGCCGATGTAACAGAAGAATCAAGCCCTCCTGAAAGCAATACGCCATAAGGTACATCTGACATTAACTGACGGTGTACCGCAGCTTCCAATGCTTCTTTAATTTCTTTAATGCTCGTTTCGTTATCCTTAACGGCATCATACTCCATCCAATCTCTTGTATACCATTTTTTGAATTCACCATCTTCACTGCTCATATAGTGTCCTGGAGGAAATAGTTGAATTTTTGAACACGTACCCTCTAAAGCTTTCAATTCAGAAGCCACGTAGAATGTACCGTTTTGATCCCAACCAATATAAAGTGGAATAATACCCATATGGTCACGTGCTACGAAATAAGAATCGTTTTCTACATCATATATTGCAAAACCGAAAATACCGTTCATCTCATCTAAGAAATCAGCTCCTTTTTCTTGGTAAAGGGCTAAAATAACCTCACAATCAGATTCTGTTTGGAAATTATATTTTCCGTCAAATTGCTTACGCAATTCTCTATGATTATAGATTTCGCCGTTAGCGGCCAAAACCAATTTTTTATCTTCACTGAACAACGGCTGCGTACCGGAAGCTGGATCAACAATTGCCAAACGCTCATGCGCCAAGATTGCTTTATCATTGGCATAGATACCACTCCAATCCGGACCACGGTGACGTATTTTTTTAGACATCTCCAACAGCTGGGGTCTTAAAACATCTGAACTTTCTTTTAAATCAAATGCACATACAATTCCACACATAACAATTTGTTTATTTCTAATTTGAAGTCAAAAATGCAACTAAACTTTCAATTATGAAACATATATTCTATTAATGATTTCATATTGTAAGTTTAAAATGTTATTCGACATTAATACGTCACTATATCCATTTTTTTAGATTAAAAATCATTCGTTCTGTAAGTAGTATAAAATTTAACGACTTTTTAGTTGAATTTATATTGAATACTAACTAGTTTTATCTCAAAACAAATCCAATTATGAAAAAAGTACTTTTTATTGCTTTAATGGCATTTGCCATGACCGTTTCAACCGATGCACTGGCTCAAAAATTTAGTGGACTAGATAAGAGCCCAATGGATATGGCTGCTTTCCCTACCGATTACAAAGTGTCTACAAAAACTGCTCGTATAATTTACAGTCGCCCACAGTTAAAAGGTCGTTCTCTATCTGAACTTGCTCCTGCCGGAAAAGTATGGCGTACGGGTGCTAACGAAGCTGCCGAAGTAACTTTTTATGCTGATGTAAATTTTGGTGGAAAAGATATTAAAGCTGGAACCTATTCTATCTTTACTATTCCTGGACAAGGTGAATGGACCGTTGTTCTTAACAAAAACTTGAACCAATGGGGCGCATATTCTTATGACGAAAGTGCAGATGTTGCTCGTGTTAGCGTACCAAGCGCTGAAGATTCAAATTCTTTAGAAGAATTTTCTATTGTTTTTAAAGAAGCCGGAGCTGGTTTTGAAATGATAATGGGATGGGACAAAACTAGAGTTGCAGTTCCTATTGTTGTTGCTAAAAGTTAAAATATCCTGAAATCTATAATTAAAAAACCCGAAGCTTTAAGGCTTCGGGTTTTTTTATGTACCTAGCTTCTTCTAATTACCTTGTTTTACCGTTTATGAAGGTTTGCTCTGCCATAATAGTAGGAATTTCAGCAGCAGGAACGGTCATCATATCTTTATCATAGATTACAAAATCTGCAAACTTTCCAGATTCTATACTTCCTTTTTCCTCTTCCTCAAAATTAGAATATGCCGCCCAAATGGTCATCCCACGCAATGCTTCTTCTCGCGTTAGCACATCTTGCATTTGGAATCCTTCTTCTGGATAACCCTCTACATCTTTTCTAGTCACCGCAGCATAAAAAGTTAGAAACGGACTCACCTGCTCTACCGGAAAATCTGTACCCAAAGCTAGAATTCCTGCTTTATCTAAAAGTTTCTTATAAGCATAAGCTCCTTTCATTCGTTCCTCACCTAAACGGTCTTCTGCCCAATACATATCACTAGTAGCATGTGTAGGTTGTACGGAAGGTATAACTCCATTATCAAAATAGTTAAAGTCTAATGAGTCTATAATCTGGGCATGCTCTACTCTCCAACGGCGATTGGGTTTATCTTTCAAGACTTCTTGATATGTTCTAAGCACCACTGCATTGGCAGAGTCGCCAATTGCATGAGTATTCATCTGATATTCGGAAATTGCCAAACGGCG includes:
- the asnB gene encoding asparagine synthase B, whose amino-acid sequence is MCGIVCAFDLKESSDVLRPQLLEMSKKIRHRGPDWSGIYANDKAILAHERLAIVDPASGTQPLFSEDKKLVLAANGEIYNHRELRKQFDGKYNFQTESDCEVILALYQEKGADFLDEMNGIFGFAIYDVENDSYFVARDHMGIIPLYIGWDQNGTFYVASELKALEGTCSKIQLFPPGHYMSSEDGEFKKWYTRDWMEYDAVKDNETSIKEIKEALEAAVHRQLMSDVPYGVLLSGGLDSSVTSAIAKKYAQKRIESGDTTDAWWPQLHSFSVGLDGSPDLAAAQVVADHIGTVHHEIKFTIQEGLDAIKDVVYNLETYDITTIRASTPMYLMARVIKSMGIKMVLSGEGADELFGGYLYFHKAPNDKEFHEETVRKLSKLHMYDCLRANKSLAAWGIEGRVPFLDKEFMDVAMRINPKDKMINGERMEKWVVRKAFEDMLPESVAWRQKEQFSDGVGYSWIDTLKVVVNDEVSDEQLANAKFRFPIQTPTSKEEFYYRSIFESHFPSDAAALCVPQEASVACSTQIALEWDEAFKNMNDPSGRAVANVHDDAY
- the gyrB gene encoding DNA topoisomerase (ATP-hydrolyzing) subunit B, with amino-acid sequence MSEEANKEEKKNQYSADSIQALEGMEHVRMRPSMYIGDVGVRGLHHLVYEVVDNSIDEAMGGHCDTISVIINEDNSITTRDNGRGIPVDLHKKEGISALEVVMTKIGAGGKFDKDSYKVSGGLHGVGVSVVNALSDNLKATVYRDGKIWEQEYERGKAMYPVKSIGETDERGTMVTFHPDDQIFQQTIEYSYETLSNRMRELSFLNKGVTITITDKRQKDEEGEFLSEVFYSDEGLKEFVKFLDSNREPLINGVISMEGEKNDIPVEVAMIYNTSYTENLHSYVNNINTHEGGTHLSGFRRGLTTTLKKYADASGMLEKLKFEVQGDDFREGLTAIVSVKVAEPQFEGQTKTKLGNREVSSAVSQAVSEMLSNYLEEHPDDAKIIVQKVILAAQARHAATKAREMVQRKTVMSIGGLPGKLSDCSEQDPAQCEVFLVEGDSAGGTAKMGRDRKFQAILPLRGKILNVEKAMQHKVFENEEIKNIYTALGVTIGTEEDSKALNLEKLRYHKVVIMCDADVDGSHIETLILTFFFRYMRELIESGHVYIATPPLYLVKKGAKKRYAWSDKERDEIADSYSGGVSIQRYKGLGEMNANQLWDTTMNPEFRTLRLIQIDNATETDRVFSMLMGDEVPPRREFIEKNAVYANIDA
- a CDS encoding DUF2911 domain-containing protein, with translation MKKVLFIALMAFAMTVSTDALAQKFSGLDKSPMDMAAFPTDYKVSTKTARIIYSRPQLKGRSLSELAPAGKVWRTGANEAAEVTFYADVNFGGKDIKAGTYSIFTIPGQGEWTVVLNKNLNQWGAYSYDESADVARVSVPSAEDSNSLEEFSIVFKEAGAGFEMIMGWDKTRVAVPIVVAKS